CCTCGATGTTGAGACCTACCTGCGGCTGCGCGAATCGCTTGGGCTCAACCGCCCGTTCGTGGTTCAGTTTGGCGAGTGGTTTCTGCGCGTGCTTCAGGGCGACTTCGGGCATTCCATGCGCACCAACCTCAAGATCAACGCCCTAATCGCTCAGCGGCTGCCGATCTCCGCCCAGCTGGGGGTGGCAGCAGTGTCCCTGTCTGTCTTGGTGGGAGTGCCGCTGGGGATACTGGCCGCCATGCGGCAAAACACGCGTACCGATTACGCTATTCTTTCCACCTTCCTGGCACTCTCCTCGGTGCCTGTGTTCGTGATGGCGCCTTTGCTCATGATTGTGCTCGCCCTCAAACTCAAGCTGACCCCCGTAGGGTTGGGCTGGAAAGGCCTCTTCACCTCCAACTCCATCATTCCGGTGATAGTGCTCGCCATCGGCCCCACCCTGGGTATCGTGCGTCTGACGCGGATGGGCGTGGTGGAGACGTTGACGCAGGAGTACATCCGCACGGCCCGCGCCATCGGCCTGACGGAGCGCATGGTCATCGTGCGTCACGTCTTGCGCAACGCCCTCACCCCGGTGGTCACCTCGGTAGGCATGACGTTGGGCTACCTCATCGTAGGGGCTCTCTTCGTGGAGAGCATCTTCGGCATACCCGGCTTCGGCGGCCTGATGTTCAGCGGGCTACAAACGCGCGACTACCCTGTGCTCCTGGCCTGCACCATGGTGTCAGCCTTCATCATCATGGGATCCAACTTGATCGTGGATATCATCTACGGTCTGCTGGACCCGCGCGTCACCTATGAATGAGGCCGGAGGGAGCGGCCGAGGCTGAGCAACCACGAGCAGCGGAGGATCAGTGACAGAAGAAGGAGTAAGAGCAGTACAGCCGAGCGACGGCGCCACCCTGGCTGACTTCGAGTTCGAGCAGCTGGAAGAGCGCAACCTCTGGCTCGATGCCTGGGATCGCTTGCGCCGTAACAAGCTGGCCGTCCTGGGCCTGGTCATTGCCCTGTTGCTGGTGTTCATCGCCATCTTTGGTCCGGCACTGGCACCTTACGGGTATAACCAGACCCACCTGGATCGCATAGAGGAACCCCCCAGCGCCCGGCACTGGCTGGGGACCGACCAACTGGGGCGGGACTTGCTCACCCGCATCCTGCACGGAGCCCGGACAGCGGTCTTGGTGGCCACCCTCACCAGCCTCATCAGCACCTCGCTGGGGGTGCTGCTAGGGGCTATGGCCGCCTACCTGGGAGGGTGGGTAGATACGGTCATCTCCCGCATCATAGACATCCTCATGTCGTTCCCTCACCTCCTGCTGGCTATCTTCGTGAACGCCACCGTCAAGACGCCGGTGCAGGCTGCGCTGGAGGACCTGGGGAAGTCAACCGGACTCCCGTTCCTCAGTAACACCGTGATCATAGATTACATCATCGTCTTCGGGGCCCTGTCTCTGGTCGGTTGGCCAGGGATGGCGCGGCTCATCCGAGGCCAGATCCTGTCGCTGCGGAGCCGCGACTTCGTCATGGCGGCGAGGGCATTAGGCATCAGCACTCGGGGGGTTCTGGCCAGGCACCTCATCCCCAATGCCCTGGGGCCCATCGTGGTAAGCGTTACCGTAGGCTTCGGCGGCGCCATGCTCTCCGAGTCGTCTCTGAGCTACCTGGGCATCGGCATTCAGCCGCCCGGGGCCAGCTGGGGCCGCATGATATCCGAGAGCCTGGGCCGGTGGCGATACGCTCCCCACCTCGTCCTGGCGCCTGGTCTGACACTGGCGGTGGTGATATTCGCCTTCAACTTCCTCGGCGATGGGCTCAACGACGCCCTGAACCCGCGCTTGCGCTAGCCCAGAAGCGAGAAGACGCATGCAAGATCACTTGCTAGACGTACAGGACTTGCAGACTCATCTCTACACTCGGGAAGGGCTCATAAAGGCAGTTGACGGTGTGAGCTTCTACCTGCGGCCGGGAGAGACCATGGGCCTGGTGGGCGAGAGCGGCAGCGGCAAGACCATGACCGCCCTCTCCATGATGCGTCTGGTCCCGAGCCCGCCGGGAAAGATCGTGGGGGGCAAGGTGATGCTGGACGGCGAGGACCTGCTCGCCCTCAGCCACCGCGAGATGCTTCGGCGGCGCAGCACCAAGCTGAGCATGATCTTCCAGGACCCCATGACTTCGCTGGACCCCACCATGAAGGTGGGGCGGCAGGTGGCCGAGCCGATGGAGCTTCACCTGGGGCTCACTCGAGAGGATGCTACCCAGAGAGCGGTGGAGCTGCTGGGCCGCGTGGGCGTACCTGCGCCGGATAGGCGCATCCAGGACTACCCCCATCAGTTCAGTGGAGGTATGCGGCAGAGAGTGATGATCGCCATTGCCCTTGCCTGCCAACCGAGCCTGCTCATCGCCGATGAGCCGACCACAGCTCTGGACGTGACGGTTCAGGCCCAATTCCTGGACCTGGTGCAGGAGCTGCAGAAGGAGATGGGCATGGCCATCCTCTGGATCACCCACGATCTCGGGGTGGTGGCGGAGCTGTGCGACCGGGTCACGGTCATGTACGCCGGTCGGGTGGTGGAGTTCGGCCCTCTGGAGGTGGTGCTTAGCGACCCCGCACACCGTTACACCGCCGCTCTGCTGCGATCCATTCCTACCATGGAGAGGCGGTCCGGTCGCCGGCTAGAGGCCATTCGTGGCCTTCCACCAGACCTCTCTCGGGTCCCTTCCGGATGTCCTTTCCGGCCTCGTTGCCAGTACGCCGGGGCAGTCTGCGAGGAAGTGCAGCCCTCACTGGAGCAGATGGCCCCAGAGCACTACGCCGCCTGCCACTTCCCGCGCAGGAACGACCAGCAGTGACCGGGAGCCGACGATGAGCACTGTTTCGATCTACAGCTCGAGGAATGGGGATGGGTGAGTCAGCCGGCAACGGCGCAGAGTACGTACTGGAGACACGCGCCCTGAAGATGCACTTCCATGTGGGGAGCGGCGGTCTCCTGGGATTTGGCAAGCACCAGACGGTTCAGGCCGTAGACGGGGTCAGCCTCCAGATACGCAAGGGGGAGACACTCGGTCTGGTAGGGGAGAGCGGTTGCGGCAAGTCGACCCTGGGTCGAGCAATCCTGCTGCTCTATCGCCCCACCGCGGGGGAGGTGATCTTCCAGGGCAGGAGCTTGCTTCGCCTGGATAGGGAGGAGCTCAGGTCCCTGCGACGCCACATGCAGATTATATTCCAGGATCCCCTGTCTTCCCTCAACCCCCGCATGACGATCGGCACAGCGGTGGGAGAGCCCATCCGGGAGCACGGTATCGCTACCGGCCCGCAGGTGCGGGAGCGGGTGGAGGAGCTGCTGCGCCTGGTGGGGTTGAACCCCTCGTTCATCAACCGCTATCCGCACGAGTTCAGCGGAGGCCAGCAGCAGCGCATTGGGGTGGCTCGGGCGCTGTCCCTGGACCCGGACTTCATCGTTTGCGACGAGCCGGTCTCGGCCCTGGACATCTCCATACAGGCCCAGATCATCAACCTGCTCGAGGACCTGCAGGAGCGGCTGAACCTCACTTATCTATTCATCTCCCACGACCTGCGAGTAGTGCGCCACATCAGCGATCGGGTGGCAGTGATGTACCTGGGCCAGATCGTGGAGCTGGCCGATACCGATGAGCTGTACGAGAACCCCCTGCACCCGTACACCCGCGCCTTGCTCTCGGCAGTACCGGTGGTGTCGGTGGGAGCGAAGCAACGGCGGGCGCGAATCATCCTTGAGGGGGAAGTCCCCAGCCCCATCAACCCGCCCTCAGGGTGTCGTTTCCGCACCCGCTGTCCCATTGCCAGCGCCGACTGCGGCGCGTCGGAGCCGGAGCTAGTCATGGTCTCCCCCAGTCACTTCGTAGCCTGTCACCCGGCCGCCGCTGGTCAGTTGCGCTGACGGTAACTGCTGTCTTGGAAGGAGGTGATGCACAACCACATGCTGAACGTGAGGGCAACTCCGGGATGGTGAGTCATTCCCGGTCACATCAGGAGGTAGAGATGAGACTGTCGCGCAGGCACTTCGTCCGGCTCGGAGCGGGCATCCTGGGTTACACCGCCTTGGCGGCATGCTCCGGCGCCACCACACCGGCAGCTCCACAGGAGGCAGAGCCTACTTCAGCTGCTGCCACCCAGCCACCGGCGGCACCTCCAGCCGCCACCGAGATCCAGTTGGTGCATTGGGTGCACCCCCTGGGCGACGATGAGATCAAGTTCCAGGGGCTGATGGATCGCTTCCATGCAACCTACCCCGAGATCCAGATCAGCATCGAGATCGTCCCTTGGCAGGGCCGAATCGAGCGCAAGATGTCCGCCGCCGCGGCCGGCACGTCGCCTGACATCTCCTACCTCAACGTGGACGAGTTCACCACCTACGTGGTTGAGGGGGCGCTGGCCTCCCTGGACGAGTACATCACCCCCGAGGACCTGGATGATCTCCTCCCTGGGCCCCGCAATGCCACAGACTGGGAAGGCCACTTGTACGAGATGCCGGTGCTCTACGCCTTCCGGGTGGCCTACTACAACCGCGAGATCTGGGAGACCGTGGGTCTGGACCCGGATTGGTCGCCCATTACGTGGCAAGAACTGGAGGAGACCTTCGGCACTCTGAAAGAGGCCAAAGAGAGCGGCCAGATCGAGGCCTGGCCCTTCGCCCTTGAGGGCCTATCCACCGGCGCCCAGATACTACGCAACTTCAACCCCTGGTTCTATCAATCAGGGGGCAAACTGCTGCGGGAGGACGGCCGTTCCGGCTTCGACACCGACGCCGGGATCGAGGCCATGACCTGGGCCTCGCACCTGTTCGACAACTACGTCAACCCGGCCGACATCGGTTCCAATGGCGCCGACGTTCGCGACCGGTTCGGCCGAGCCGACATCGCCTACGATCACAACAACGAGCTGCACGTGATCAAGCTGATGCAGCAGGACTACCCTGACCTGGACTTCTGGGTGGGGCACACGCAGCAGAACCAGCGCCGCTGGACTCACGGCGGCGTGGGCTGCTATGGCATCTGGATGGCCAGCAAGAACAAGGATGCGGCCTGGAAGTGGATTGACTTTCTGACCCGGGACGGGAACCTGGAGTACCAGGAGAAGTTCGGCTTCGTGCCCCCGCGCCAGTCCCTCTTCGCCGAGTACCAGCAAGGCGCCGAGCCTATCTATCAGGCGGCGCTGGAGGAGGCTCAGTACGGCAATGTGGAGAAGCACCCGCGTCTCTGGGACATCTGGGCAGTCATAGATCCAGCCATTCAGGCAGTCTACGGCCACGTGATGACCCCGGAGGAGGCGATCCAAGACGCCGTGGAAAAGATCAACCGCGACGTTCTTGGCCTCGCCTAGCGGGAATCCTGAGTTCCGGCCAGGTCCGGACCTGATCGGAGCGGCGCCGGCAGCTGGACCGGCGCCGCTCCGCCACGGCTCGGCTGCAGTCTTTCGGAGTGGCAACCTGTCGTTCGGGTGTGAGGAGTTGTACTCATGGCCGTATCTGGCACCCGCAGTAGGCGCAGGGGGCTTAGTCAGAGGCGTCGCCTGTCTCTCATAGGCCTGACGTTCGCCTCCCCGGCGCTGCTGCTGTTCGTCCTCTTCCTCGGTTTGCAGGTGGCGTTCGCCTTCTACGTCACCTTCAACCACTGGACCACCATGCGGCCGCCCGAGTGGGCCGGGCTGGCCAACTATCGTCGCATCTTCTCCGACAA
This DNA window, taken from Anaerolineae bacterium, encodes the following:
- a CDS encoding ABC transporter permease gives rise to the protein MLKYALRRFLLIWPTLIVVGVITFTLAFYGPGDPAMALLANMGFQNLDVETYLRLRESLGLNRPFVVQFGEWFLRVLQGDFGHSMRTNLKINALIAQRLPISAQLGVAAVSLSVLVGVPLGILAAMRQNTRTDYAILSTFLALSSVPVFVMAPLLMIVLALKLKLTPVGLGWKGLFTSNSIIPVIVLAIGPTLGIVRLTRMGVVETLTQEYIRTARAIGLTERMVIVRHVLRNALTPVVTSVGMTLGYLIVGALFVESIFGIPGFGGLMFSGLQTRDYPVLLACTMVSAFIIMGSNLIVDIIYGLLDPRVTYE
- a CDS encoding ABC transporter permease gives rise to the protein MEERNLWLDAWDRLRRNKLAVLGLVIALLLVFIAIFGPALAPYGYNQTHLDRIEEPPSARHWLGTDQLGRDLLTRILHGARTAVLVATLTSLISTSLGVLLGAMAAYLGGWVDTVISRIIDILMSFPHLLLAIFVNATVKTPVQAALEDLGKSTGLPFLSNTVIIDYIIVFGALSLVGWPGMARLIRGQILSLRSRDFVMAARALGISTRGVLARHLIPNALGPIVVSVTVGFGGAMLSESSLSYLGIGIQPPGASWGRMISESLGRWRYAPHLVLAPGLTLAVVIFAFNFLGDGLNDALNPRLR
- a CDS encoding ABC transporter ATP-binding protein, whose amino-acid sequence is MQDHLLDVQDLQTHLYTREGLIKAVDGVSFYLRPGETMGLVGESGSGKTMTALSMMRLVPSPPGKIVGGKVMLDGEDLLALSHREMLRRRSTKLSMIFQDPMTSLDPTMKVGRQVAEPMELHLGLTREDATQRAVELLGRVGVPAPDRRIQDYPHQFSGGMRQRVMIAIALACQPSLLIADEPTTALDVTVQAQFLDLVQELQKEMGMAILWITHDLGVVAELCDRVTVMYAGRVVEFGPLEVVLSDPAHRYTAALLRSIPTMERRSGRRLEAIRGLPPDLSRVPSGCPFRPRCQYAGAVCEEVQPSLEQMAPEHYAACHFPRRNDQQ
- a CDS encoding ATP-binding cassette domain-containing protein, coding for MGESAGNGAEYVLETRALKMHFHVGSGGLLGFGKHQTVQAVDGVSLQIRKGETLGLVGESGCGKSTLGRAILLLYRPTAGEVIFQGRSLLRLDREELRSLRRHMQIIFQDPLSSLNPRMTIGTAVGEPIREHGIATGPQVRERVEELLRLVGLNPSFINRYPHEFSGGQQQRIGVARALSLDPDFIVCDEPVSALDISIQAQIINLLEDLQERLNLTYLFISHDLRVVRHISDRVAVMYLGQIVELADTDELYENPLHPYTRALLSAVPVVSVGAKQRRARIILEGEVPSPINPPSGCRFRTRCPIASADCGASEPELVMVSPSHFVACHPAAAGQLR
- a CDS encoding sugar ABC transporter substrate-binding protein; translation: MRLSRRHFVRLGAGILGYTALAACSGATTPAAPQEAEPTSAAATQPPAAPPAATEIQLVHWVHPLGDDEIKFQGLMDRFHATYPEIQISIEIVPWQGRIERKMSAAAAGTSPDISYLNVDEFTTYVVEGALASLDEYITPEDLDDLLPGPRNATDWEGHLYEMPVLYAFRVAYYNREIWETVGLDPDWSPITWQELEETFGTLKEAKESGQIEAWPFALEGLSTGAQILRNFNPWFYQSGGKLLREDGRSGFDTDAGIEAMTWASHLFDNYVNPADIGSNGADVRDRFGRADIAYDHNNELHVIKLMQQDYPDLDFWVGHTQQNQRRWTHGGVGCYGIWMASKNKDAAWKWIDFLTRDGNLEYQEKFGFVPPRQSLFAEYQQGAEPIYQAALEEAQYGNVEKHPRLWDIWAVIDPAIQAVYGHVMTPEEAIQDAVEKINRDVLGLA